The proteins below come from a single Corynebacterium cystitidis genomic window:
- a CDS encoding helix-turn-helix domain-containing protein: MSHAVAALEVTEQQRQGLEEIASSPSRPYREVIRAKALLAACDGVASLEIARRCDVSAVTVRAWCRHFQQHGLNNFGAVAHR, translated from the coding sequence ATGTCACATGCTGTTGCCGCGCTTGAGGTTACTGAACAGCAACGTCAGGGTTTAGAAGAAATCGCGTCATCTCCGTCTCGTCCGTATCGGGAGGTGATTCGTGCCAAAGCCTTGCTTGCTGCCTGTGATGGGGTGGCTAGTCTTGAGATTGCCAGGCGGTGTGATGTTTCGGCGGTCACTGTTAGGGCGTGGTGTCGGCATTTCCAGCAGCACGGTTTAAATAACTTCGGTGCGGTAGCACATCGTTAA
- a CDS encoding IS630 family transposase — translation MSHAAAALEVTEQQRQALEEIASSPSRPYREVIRAKALLAACDGVANLEIARRCDVSAVTVRAWRRHFQQHGLNNFGAVAPGRGRKPTYSNEDYISMLEMLFNSEPPGGDSRWSVRTMAAACGMSKSTVAKIWKSLGITPHRTDIFKLSNDPEFTEKLVDIVGLYLNPPEKAVVLCVDEKSSIQALDRTQPSLPLKPGRAGTMTHDYKRHGTSTLFAALDTATGKVIAQTTKRHRNQEFLTFLRQIDATVPDELGVHIVLDNYATHKHSNIKAWLDKHPRFVFHFTPTSSSWLNQVERFFGILTDKVIRNQAFHSVADLEHKIMDWINHRNINPTPFTWVKDAETILATINRARTTLESTTNQKHN, via the coding sequence ATGTCACATGCTGCTGCCGCGCTTGAGGTTACTGAACAGCAACGTCAGGCTTTAGAAGAAATCGCGTCATCTCCGTCTCGTCCATACCGGGAGGTGATTCGTGCCAAAGCCTTGCTTGCTGCCTGTGATGGGGTGGCTAATCTTGAGATTGCCAGGCGGTGTGATGTCTCGGCGGTCACTGTTAGGGCGTGGCGTCGGCATTTCCAGCAGCACGGTTTAAATAACTTCGGTGCGGTAGCACCTGGTCGGGGACGGAAACCGACCTATAGTAACGAGGACTATATCTCCATGCTGGAGATGCTGTTTAACTCAGAACCACCGGGTGGTGATAGCCGGTGGAGTGTGCGAACCATGGCCGCTGCCTGCGGGATGAGTAAGTCAACAGTGGCGAAGATCTGGAAATCCTTAGGTATTACACCGCATCGTACCGATATATTTAAACTGTCGAACGACCCGGAGTTTACAGAGAAACTCGTCGATATCGTAGGTCTTTATCTTAATCCCCCAGAAAAAGCTGTCGTGTTGTGTGTGGATGAAAAATCCTCTATCCAAGCCTTAGATCGCACACAACCATCACTACCATTAAAACCGGGACGTGCAGGAACAATGACCCATGACTACAAACGACACGGCACCTCCACCCTGTTTGCAGCACTAGATACCGCCACCGGAAAAGTGATCGCACAGACCACCAAACGACACCGTAACCAGGAATTTCTCACCTTCCTCCGCCAGATTGATGCCACAGTGCCAGACGAACTCGGTGTTCATATCGTGTTAGATAACTACGCCACTCACAAACACTCCAACATCAAAGCCTGGCTCGATAAACATCCACGGTTTGTTTTCCACTTCACTCCCACCTCGTCATCATGGCTTAACCAGGTCGAACGATTCTTCGGCATCCTGACCGACAAAGTCATCCGCAATCAAGCCTTCCACTCGGTAGCCGACCTCGAACACAAGATCATGGACTGGATCAACCACCGCAACATAAACCCCACACCCTTTACCTGGGTTAAAGACGCAGAAACCATCCTGGCCACAATCAACCGCGCACGCACCACCCTTGAATCCACCACTAACCAGAAACACAATTAA